The Streptomyces sp. NBC_01244 genome contains a region encoding:
- a CDS encoding CYTH and CHAD domain-containing protein, with product MADTKREIERKFEFRTTKAGRRGVPDLTGTAAIAAVTDQGTAELDAVYYDTPDQRLAADGLTLRRRTGGKDAGWHLKLPVAPGVRDEITAPLGDTVPDALTALLRSRIRDTPLEPQVRILSSRKLSHLLDADGALLAELSTDAVRAERADATAAWTEVEVELADGADPALLDAVEKTFRKAGLRVSDAPSKLARALTETGGEPPARPAGPDTGPAGDTVGAHVLAYLREQRDTLIAQDPAVRRGLPDSVHQMRVATRRLRSAFKTYRRVLDPAETGPIGEELRWLAAELGVDRDQEVLLERIQTRLDELPRTLVLGPVRGRLKIWNVARRTGSRRAALAALDSRRHLALLDALDALLADPPLLKAAARPAESALPAAVLADYERLAGRVGGALSMDPGEGRDLALHEARKAAKRTRYAAEAAAPALGKPARKLAKAVKAVQSLLGDHQDGVVAREALRGLAIQAAGAGESAFTWGVLYAREEALAERRERELPQVWAATEGPAAAVRG from the coding sequence ATGGCGGACACGAAGCGCGAGATCGAGCGCAAATTCGAGTTCAGGACCACCAAGGCCGGACGGCGCGGGGTACCCGACCTGACGGGCACGGCCGCCATCGCGGCCGTCACCGACCAGGGCACGGCCGAGCTCGACGCCGTCTACTACGACACCCCCGACCAGCGCCTCGCCGCCGACGGGCTCACCCTGCGCCGCCGCACCGGCGGCAAGGACGCCGGCTGGCACCTCAAACTGCCCGTCGCCCCCGGCGTGCGCGACGAGATCACCGCCCCCCTCGGCGACACCGTCCCGGACGCGCTGACCGCACTGCTGCGCTCCCGCATCCGCGACACCCCGCTGGAACCGCAGGTCAGGATCCTGTCCTCGCGCAAGCTCAGCCACCTCCTCGACGCCGACGGCGCCCTCCTCGCGGAGCTGTCCACCGACGCCGTGCGGGCCGAGCGCGCCGACGCCACCGCGGCCTGGACCGAGGTGGAGGTCGAGCTCGCCGACGGCGCCGACCCGGCGCTGCTCGACGCCGTGGAGAAGACCTTCCGCAAGGCCGGACTCCGGGTCAGCGACGCCCCGTCCAAGCTCGCCCGGGCGCTGACCGAGACCGGCGGGGAACCCCCGGCCCGGCCGGCCGGCCCCGACACCGGCCCCGCCGGGGACACGGTGGGCGCGCACGTGCTCGCGTACCTGCGCGAACAGCGCGACACCCTCATCGCCCAGGACCCCGCCGTACGCCGGGGCCTGCCCGACTCCGTCCACCAGATGCGGGTCGCCACCCGGCGGCTGCGCAGCGCCTTCAAGACCTACCGCCGGGTCCTGGACCCCGCCGAGACCGGCCCGATCGGCGAGGAGCTCCGCTGGCTCGCCGCCGAGCTCGGCGTGGACCGCGACCAGGAAGTACTGCTGGAGCGGATCCAGACCCGGCTCGACGAACTCCCGCGCACCCTGGTGCTGGGCCCGGTCCGCGGCCGCCTCAAGATCTGGAACGTCGCCCGCCGCACCGGCTCGCGCCGCGCGGCGCTGGCCGCGCTCGACAGCCGGCGCCACCTCGCCCTGCTCGACGCCCTCGACGCGCTGCTGGCCGACCCGCCCCTGCTGAAGGCCGCGGCCCGGCCCGCCGAGTCGGCCCTGCCCGCAGCGGTCCTCGCGGACTACGAACGCCTCGCCGGCCGCGTCGGGGGCGCTCTGTCCATGGACCCGGGCGAAGGCCGCGACCTGGCCCTGCACGAGGCCCGCAAGGCCGCGAAGCGCACGCGGTACGCGGCCGAGGCGGCGGCCCCGGCCCTCGGCAAACCCGCGCGCAAGCTGGCCAAGGCGGTGAAGGCCGTCCAGAGTCTGCTCGGCGACCACCAGGACGGGGTCGTCGCCCGGGAAGCCCTGCGCGGACTGGCGATCCAGGCGGCGGGCGCCGGGGAATCGGCCTTCACCTGGGGCGTGCTCTACGCCCGCGAGGAGGCCCTGGCCGAGCGCCGCGAGCGGGAGCTGCCACAGGTGTGGGCGGCGACCGAGGGGCCGGCGGCGGCGGTGCGCGGCTGA
- a CDS encoding Rne/Rng family ribonuclease: MLNNENDNTANTAADSGSPSDNLPPRRRRRAASRPAGPPGGAVAAAEAAPAPVVAAAPAEEAAPAAAPARTRRRATRAVAAPEAPAAEAVVEAPVSAPVTPAAEVVEESAAPAPRARRRATRAVAAPEAPVAEAPVAAPVAEVFEEPAAPAPRARRRATRAVTAPEAPAAEAPVAAPVAPVAEVVEESAAPAPRARRRATRAVTAPEAPVAEAPVAAPVAEVVEESAAPAPRARRRATRAVTAPEAPAAEAAEAVVAEAPVAAAKATVTVADAVDSPKRGGRRRATRSTTAPAAAAQPVAPIAEAPAAEAPAAEAPARGRRAGRPAVAVFQAPVFAEPMFQTPETAAMMAAAAAAAAPAEEVEEEELDLIEAEVEAAPAPQPAGRRRRRGRGAAAETAAPVAPAAAAPSGPVTLADVELVEEETETESAELYEDETDESGDRPSRRRRRGGRRRRRGEAADLDESAEEEAEAESAEEAESADEGDTEDAEDDEENGALGSSSSRRRRRRRRRSGDGGTDADAAEDDGVRTVVKVREPRPARERAESVAGSTSSDEVQSIKGSTRLEAKKQRRREGREQGRRRVPIITEAEFLARREAVERVMVVRQSGERTQIGVLEDNVLVEHYVNKEEATSYVGNVYLGKVQNVLPSMEAAFIDIGKGRNAVLYAGEVNFEALGMANGPRRIEAALKSGQSVLVQVTKDPIGHKGARLTSQVSLPGRYLVYVPEGSMTGISRKLPDTERARLKTILKKIVPEDAGVIVRTAAEGASEDELRRDVERLQAQWEDIQKKSKQISTSSPSLLYGEPDMTVRVVRDIFNEDFTKVIVSGDSAWETIHGYVNHVAPDLADRLKRWTSEVDVFATYRIDEQLAKALDRKVWLPSGGSLVIDKTEAMIVIDVNTGKFTGQGGNLEETVTRNNLEAAEEIVRQLRLRDLGGIVVIDFIDMVLESNRDLVLRRMLECLGRDRTKHQVAEVTSLGLVQMTRKRVGQGLLESFSETCVHCNGRGVIVHMETPTVVGGGGNGKRSKRRGGQAGHEHDHEIEAVDTAEGDDYEIETEAELAAEVAAPVALPEPSFVADEELYSSPAEAEAAAGVSGRRNRRRATRKATAPAGAPRGAATDRAPAAAAPAAPVAEPEPVVEAEVELVEVAEPEAVVAEPVVEEAPKGRTRRRATRKATAPAGAPAEAVQAPEPVAEAPAAPVAEPEPEVVVEPEPVVVETPAEPVEAVEAAPARPRRRATRKATAPAGSPAGAEAAVLVVEAPAETPVQTPAEPEAVVEEAAPAAPAKKAVRKTAAKKATTTAAKKAPAKKAAAVKKTAAKKTTTAKTAAKKTVAKRATKKTAAAEQQTLPSVSAPTEA, translated from the coding sequence ATGCTCAACAACGAAAACGACAACACCGCCAACACCGCCGCCGACAGTGGCAGCCCGAGCGACAACCTGCCGCCGCGCAGGCGCCGGCGCGCCGCGTCCCGGCCGGCCGGCCCGCCCGGTGGCGCCGTAGCCGCCGCCGAGGCCGCTCCCGCGCCCGTGGTGGCCGCAGCTCCCGCCGAGGAGGCCGCCCCGGCCGCCGCCCCGGCCCGTACCCGTCGCCGTGCCACCCGCGCCGTGGCCGCCCCCGAGGCGCCCGCCGCCGAGGCCGTGGTCGAGGCCCCCGTGTCTGCCCCGGTCACTCCGGCCGCCGAGGTCGTCGAGGAGTCCGCAGCCCCGGCGCCGCGTGCCCGCCGCCGTGCCACTCGCGCCGTGGCCGCTCCCGAGGCGCCGGTCGCCGAGGCTCCCGTGGCCGCTCCGGTCGCCGAGGTCTTCGAGGAGCCCGCTGCTCCGGCCCCGCGTGCCCGTCGCCGTGCCACCCGCGCCGTGACCGCCCCCGAGGCCCCGGCCGCCGAGGCTCCCGTGGCCGCTCCGGTTGCTCCGGTCGCCGAGGTCGTCGAGGAGTCCGCAGCCCCGGCGCCGCGTGCCCGTCGCCGCGCGACCCGCGCCGTGACCGCTCCTGAGGCGCCGGTCGCCGAGGCTCCCGTGGCCGCTCCGGTCGCCGAGGTCGTCGAGGAGTCCGCTGCTCCGGCCCCGCGTGCCCGTCGCCGTGCCACCCGCGCCGTGACCGCCCCCGAGGCGCCCGCCGCGGAAGCCGCCGAGGCCGTCGTGGCCGAGGCTCCGGTCGCCGCCGCCAAGGCCACCGTCACCGTCGCCGACGCCGTGGACTCCCCGAAGCGCGGCGGCCGCCGCCGCGCCACCCGTTCCACCACCGCTCCGGCCGCCGCCGCGCAGCCAGTGGCTCCGATCGCCGAGGCCCCGGCCGCCGAGGCTCCGGCCGCCGAGGCTCCGGCCCGTGGCCGCCGCGCCGGGCGTCCCGCCGTCGCCGTGTTCCAGGCCCCGGTGTTCGCCGAGCCGATGTTCCAGACCCCGGAGACCGCGGCCATGATGGCCGCGGCCGCCGCTGCCGCCGCCCCGGCCGAGGAGGTCGAGGAGGAGGAGCTCGACCTCATCGAGGCCGAGGTCGAGGCCGCCCCCGCCCCGCAGCCGGCCGGCCGTCGCCGCCGCCGTGGCCGCGGAGCCGCCGCCGAGACCGCCGCGCCCGTGGCCCCGGCCGCCGCCGCGCCGTCCGGCCCGGTCACGCTGGCCGACGTAGAGCTGGTCGAGGAAGAGACCGAAACCGAGTCCGCCGAGCTCTACGAGGACGAGACCGACGAGTCGGGCGACCGCCCGTCGCGCCGTCGCCGCCGCGGTGGCCGTCGCCGTCGCCGCGGTGAGGCCGCCGACCTCGACGAGTCCGCCGAGGAAGAGGCCGAGGCCGAGTCCGCCGAAGAGGCCGAGTCCGCCGATGAGGGGGACACCGAGGACGCGGAGGACGACGAGGAGAACGGGGCCCTCGGCTCCAGCTCCAGCCGTCGTCGCCGGCGTCGTCGCCGTCGCAGCGGTGACGGCGGTACGGACGCCGACGCGGCCGAGGACGACGGTGTGCGCACGGTCGTCAAGGTCCGCGAGCCGCGCCCGGCCCGCGAGCGTGCGGAGTCCGTCGCCGGCTCCACCTCCTCCGACGAGGTCCAGTCCATCAAGGGCTCGACCCGCCTGGAGGCCAAGAAGCAGCGCCGCCGCGAGGGCCGCGAGCAGGGCCGCCGCCGCGTCCCGATCATCACCGAGGCCGAGTTCCTGGCCCGCCGCGAGGCCGTCGAGCGCGTGATGGTCGTCCGCCAGTCGGGCGAGCGCACCCAGATCGGCGTCCTCGAGGACAACGTGCTCGTCGAGCACTACGTCAACAAGGAAGAAGCCACCTCGTACGTCGGCAACGTCTACCTGGGCAAGGTCCAGAACGTGCTGCCGTCCATGGAGGCCGCCTTCATCGACATCGGCAAGGGCCGCAACGCGGTCCTGTACGCCGGTGAGGTCAACTTCGAGGCGCTCGGCATGGCCAACGGGCCGCGCCGCATCGAGGCAGCCCTCAAGTCCGGCCAGTCGGTCCTGGTGCAGGTCACCAAGGACCCGATCGGCCACAAGGGCGCCCGCCTGACCAGCCAGGTCTCGCTGCCCGGCCGCTACCTGGTCTACGTGCCCGAGGGCTCGATGACCGGCATCAGCCGCAAGCTGCCCGACACCGAGCGCGCGCGCCTGAAGACCATCCTCAAGAAGATCGTCCCCGAGGACGCGGGCGTCATCGTGCGCACCGCCGCCGAGGGCGCGAGCGAGGACGAGCTGCGCCGCGACGTCGAGCGCCTGCAGGCCCAGTGGGAGGACATCCAGAAGAAGTCGAAGCAGATCTCGACCTCTTCGCCGAGCCTCCTCTACGGCGAGCCGGACATGACCGTCCGCGTCGTGCGCGACATCTTCAACGAGGACTTCACCAAGGTCATCGTCAGCGGTGACAGCGCCTGGGAGACCATCCACGGCTACGTGAACCACGTGGCCCCGGACCTGGCCGACCGGCTGAAGCGCTGGACCTCCGAGGTGGACGTCTTCGCGACGTACCGGATCGACGAGCAGCTCGCCAAGGCGCTCGACCGCAAGGTGTGGCTGCCCTCGGGCGGTTCCCTCGTGATCGACAAGACCGAAGCGATGATCGTCATCGACGTCAACACCGGCAAGTTCACCGGTCAGGGCGGCAACCTCGAAGAGACCGTGACCAGGAACAACCTGGAGGCGGCCGAGGAGATCGTGCGCCAGCTGCGGCTGCGCGACCTCGGCGGCATCGTGGTCATCGACTTCATCGACATGGTCCTGGAGTCCAACCGCGACCTGGTCCTGCGGCGCATGCTGGAGTGCCTGGGCCGTGACCGCACCAAGCACCAGGTCGCCGAGGTGACCTCGCTGGGTCTGGTCCAGATGACCCGCAAGCGGGTGGGCCAGGGTCTGCTGGAGTCCTTCTCCGAGACCTGCGTCCACTGCAACGGCCGCGGCGTCATCGTGCACATGGAGACCCCGACCGTGGTCGGCGGCGGTGGCAACGGCAAGCGCTCCAAGCGCCGCGGCGGCCAGGCCGGACACGAGCACGACCACGAGATCGAGGCCGTGGACACCGCCGAGGGCGATGACTACGAGATCGAGACCGAGGCCGAGCTGGCTGCCGAGGTCGCCGCTCCCGTCGCACTGCCCGAGCCCTCCTTCGTCGCCGACGAGGAGCTCTACAGCAGCCCGGCCGAGGCCGAGGCCGCTGCCGGAGTGAGCGGGCGCCGCAACCGCCGCCGCGCCACCCGCAAGGCGACCGCTCCGGCGGGCGCCCCGCGCGGTGCGGCGACGGACCGTGCCCCGGCGGCCGCGGCCCCCGCGGCCCCCGTGGCCGAGCCCGAGCCGGTGGTCGAGGCCGAGGTGGAGCTCGTCGAGGTCGCCGAGCCCGAGGCTGTCGTCGCGGAGCCGGTCGTGGAGGAGGCCCCCAAGGGCCGTACCCGCCGCCGTGCCACCCGTAAGGCGACCGCTCCGGCGGGCGCCCCGGCCGAGGCCGTCCAGGCCCCGGAGCCGGTTGCCGAGGCCCCCGCGGCCCCGGTGGCCGAGCCGGAGCCCGAGGTCGTCGTCGAGCCCGAGCCGGTCGTCGTGGAGACCCCGGCCGAGCCCGTCGAGGCCGTAGAGGCCGCGCCGGCCCGTCCGCGTCGCCGTGCCACCCGCAAGGCCACCGCTCCGGCCGGTTCCCCGGCGGGCGCGGAGGCGGCCGTACTGGTCGTCGAGGCTCCGGCCGAGACGCCGGTGCAGACCCCGGCCGAGCCCGAGGCCGTCGTCGAGGAGGCCGCCCCGGCGGCTCCCGCCAAGAAGGCGGTCCGCAAGACGGCCGCCAAGAAGGCGACCACGACCGCGGCGAAGAAGGCCCCGGCCAAGAAGGCGGCGGCCGTGAAGAAGACCGCCGCCAAGAAGACGACGACGGCCAAGACCGCCGCGAAGAAGACGGTCGCGAAGCGGGCGACGAAGAAGACCGCGGCGGCGGAGCAGCAGACGCTGCCCTCCGTCTCGGCTCCGACCGAAGCCTGA
- a CDS encoding type II toxin-antitoxin system VapB family antitoxin: MAKTVIDINEEALALAMEALGTTTKKDTVNAALEEIGARLRRERALVQLIALADEGAFDALTEPGFEDEAWH, from the coding sequence ATGGCCAAGACCGTGATCGACATCAACGAGGAAGCCCTCGCGCTCGCGATGGAAGCCCTCGGGACCACGACCAAGAAGGACACGGTCAACGCGGCGCTGGAGGAAATAGGGGCACGGCTCCGTCGTGAACGTGCGCTGGTGCAGCTCATCGCGCTCGCCGATGAGGGTGCGTTCGACGCGCTCACCGAGCCGGGCTTCGAAGACGAGGCCTGGCACTGA
- a CDS encoding TIGR03936 family radical SAM-associated protein: MQRIRLRYTKRGRLRFTSHRDFQRAFERALRRSEVPMAYSAGFTPHPRVSYANAAPTGTGSEAEYLEIALAEPRDPAVLRELLDESMPVGLDIIDAVEAHTSGLADRLTASVWELRLDGVQPGDVRKAVEAFLAAETVEVQRRTKNGMRTFDTRGAVVSLEVVPVTATAEADRPLDNACAILRLVVRHLTPAVRPDDVLSGLRAVADLTPPVPAAVTRLAQGLFDEESGTVTDPLAPDREAVTTAPPTAAVTADAKAPEGPAA; this comes from the coding sequence GTGCAGCGCATCCGTCTGCGCTACACCAAGCGCGGCCGCCTCCGGTTCACCAGCCACCGGGACTTCCAGCGCGCCTTCGAGCGGGCCCTGCGCCGCTCCGAGGTGCCCATGGCGTACTCGGCGGGCTTCACCCCGCACCCGCGCGTCTCGTACGCGAACGCCGCCCCGACCGGGACCGGCAGCGAGGCCGAATACCTGGAGATCGCCCTCGCCGAGCCGCGCGACCCCGCGGTCCTGCGCGAGCTGCTCGACGAGTCGATGCCCGTCGGCCTCGACATCATCGACGCCGTGGAGGCGCACACCTCCGGTCTCGCCGACCGGCTGACGGCCTCCGTGTGGGAGCTGCGCCTGGACGGCGTGCAGCCCGGGGACGTGCGGAAGGCGGTCGAGGCCTTCCTCGCGGCCGAGACCGTGGAGGTCCAGCGCCGTACCAAGAACGGCATGCGGACCTTCGACACGCGCGGCGCCGTGGTCAGTCTGGAAGTGGTTCCGGTTACGGCCACCGCAGAGGCTGATAGGCCCCTGGACAATGCTTGTGCGATACTGCGCCTGGTTGTTCGGCATCTGACACCTGCCGTGCGACCCGACGACGTCCTGTCCGGTCTCCGAGCTGTGGCCGACCTAACGCCGCCGGTCCCCGCTGCGGTGACCAGGCTGGCGCAGGGGCTCTTCGACGAGGAGTCCGGCACGGTGACCGACCCGCTCGCGCCCGACCGCGAGGCTGTCACGACCGCCCCACCCACGGCGGCCGTAACCGCCGACGCGAAGGCGCCGGAAGGTCCCGCCGCGTAG
- a CDS encoding PIN domain nuclease, with protein MVAQQHFLIDKSAAGRILRPGVRDGWVETLKAGRISLCEPTEFEMLFSARSVQDYKRTKSQLRDLFGWRPVPEDGWQQILDLQETLVHRGARRSASGIDLLVAVTARAHGLTVLHYDRDFDTIAGAIELSAQWLAEPGSID; from the coding sequence ATGGTCGCGCAGCAACACTTCTTGATCGATAAATCCGCGGCAGGCCGGATTCTTCGGCCGGGGGTCCGTGACGGCTGGGTCGAGACCCTCAAGGCCGGACGCATCTCGTTGTGTGAGCCGACCGAGTTCGAGATGCTCTTCTCGGCGCGCTCGGTGCAGGACTACAAGCGGACCAAGAGCCAGTTGCGGGACCTGTTCGGGTGGCGGCCCGTGCCCGAAGACGGCTGGCAACAGATCCTGGACCTGCAAGAGACCTTGGTGCACCGGGGCGCCCGTCGTTCTGCCAGCGGGATCGACCTGCTGGTCGCCGTGACTGCGCGGGCACACGGACTCACGGTGCTGCACTACGACCGTGACTTCGACACGATCGCAGGAGCCATTGAGCTCAGTGCGCAGTGGCTAGCGGAGCCGGGCTCCATCGACTGA
- a CDS encoding TIGR03960 family B12-binding radical SAM protein, with product MMTESVFPQLEALLPHVQKPIQYVGGELNSTVKPWESADVRWALMYPDAYEVGLPNQGVMILYEVLNEREGVLAERTYSVWPDLEELMREHKVPQFTVDSHRPVGAFDVFGLSFSTELGYTNMLTALDLAGIPLEAKNRTVDHPIVLAGGHAAFNPEPIAEFIDCAIIGDGEQAVLDMTEIIRAWKAEGRPGGREEVLLRLAKTGGVYVPGFYDVEYLPDGRIGRVVPNRSGVPWRVSKHTVMDLDEWPYPKQPLVPLAETVHERMSVEIFRGCTRGCRFCQAGMITRPVRERSITGIGEMVERGLKATGFEEVGLLSLSSADHTEIADIAKGLADRYTDDKVGLSLPSTRVDAFNVDLANELTRNGRRSGLTFAPEGGSERMRKVINKMVSEEDLIRTVATAYGNGWRQVKLYFMVGLPTETDEDVLQIGDMAVNVIAKGREVSGQNDIRCTVSIGGFVPKPHTPFQWAPQLSAEETDARLGKLRDKLRGDKKYGRSIGFRYHDGKPGIVEGLLSRGDRRIGDVIRAVYESGGRFDGWREHFSYDRWMQAAEKTLPAYGVDVAWYTTRERTYEEVLPWDHLDSGLDKDWLWEDWQDALDETEVEDCRWTPCFDCGVCPQLDTSIQIGPTGKKLLPLSVVK from the coding sequence GTGATGACCGAGTCGGTCTTCCCTCAGCTTGAGGCCCTGCTTCCGCACGTCCAGAAGCCGATCCAGTACGTCGGCGGTGAGCTCAACTCCACGGTCAAGCCGTGGGAGAGCGCCGACGTCCGCTGGGCGCTGATGTACCCGGACGCGTACGAGGTCGGGCTCCCCAACCAGGGCGTCATGATCCTGTACGAGGTGCTCAACGAGCGCGAGGGCGTGCTCGCGGAGCGCACGTACAGCGTGTGGCCGGACCTCGAAGAGCTGATGCGCGAGCACAAGGTGCCGCAGTTCACCGTCGACTCCCACCGTCCGGTCGGGGCCTTCGACGTCTTCGGGCTCTCCTTCTCCACCGAGCTCGGCTACACCAACATGCTGACGGCGCTGGACCTCGCGGGCATCCCGCTGGAGGCGAAGAACCGTACGGTCGACCACCCCATCGTGCTCGCGGGCGGCCACGCGGCCTTCAACCCCGAGCCGATCGCGGAGTTCATCGACTGCGCGATCATCGGCGACGGCGAGCAGGCCGTCCTCGACATGACCGAGATCATCCGCGCGTGGAAGGCCGAGGGCCGCCCGGGCGGGCGCGAGGAGGTCCTCCTGCGCCTCGCGAAGACCGGCGGCGTCTACGTGCCGGGCTTCTACGACGTGGAGTACCTGCCCGACGGCCGCATCGGCCGCGTCGTCCCGAACCGCTCCGGCGTGCCGTGGCGCGTGTCCAAGCACACCGTCATGGACCTCGACGAGTGGCCCTACCCCAAGCAGCCCCTGGTCCCGCTCGCCGAGACCGTCCACGAGCGGATGTCCGTGGAGATCTTCCGCGGCTGCACCCGCGGCTGCCGCTTCTGCCAGGCCGGCATGATCACGCGCCCCGTACGGGAGCGAAGCATCACCGGCATCGGCGAAATGGTGGAGCGCGGCCTCAAGGCCACGGGCTTCGAAGAGGTCGGCCTCCTCTCCCTCTCCTCGGCGGACCACACCGAGATCGCGGACATCGCCAAGGGCCTGGCCGACCGCTACACGGACGACAAGGTGGGCCTGTCCCTCCCGTCGACCCGCGTGGACGCCTTCAACGTGGACCTGGCCAACGAGCTGACCCGCAACGGCCGCCGCTCCGGTCTGACCTTCGCCCCCGAGGGCGGCTCCGAGCGCATGCGCAAGGTCATCAACAAGATGGTCTCGGAAGAGGACCTGATCCGTACGGTCGCGACGGCCTACGGCAACGGCTGGCGCCAGGTGAAGCTGTACTTCATGGTCGGCCTGCCGACCGAGACCGACGAAGACGTGCTCCAGATCGGCGACATGGCGGTCAACGTCATCGCCAAGGGCCGCGAGGTCTCCGGGCAGAACGACATCCGCTGCACCGTCTCGATCGGCGGCTTCGTCCCCAAGCCGCACACGCCCTTCCAGTGGGCCCCGCAGTTGTCGGCCGAGGAGACGGACGCCCGCCTCGGCAAGCTCCGCGACAAGCTCCGCGGCGACAAGAAGTACGGCCGCTCCATCGGCTTCCGCTACCACGACGGCAAGCCCGGCATCGTCGAGGGCCTGCTGTCCCGCGGCGACCGCCGCATCGGCGACGTCATCCGCGCCGTGTACGAGTCGGGCGGCCGCTTCGACGGCTGGCGCGAGCACTTCTCGTACGACCGCTGGATGCAGGCGGCGGAGAAGACCCTCCCCGCCTACGGCGTCGACGTGGCCTGGTACACGACCCGCGAGCGCACCTACGAGGAGGTCCTCCCCTGGGACCACCTCGACTCCGGCCTGGACAAGGACTGGCTCTGGGAGGACTGGCAGGACGCCCTCGACGAAACCGAGGTCGAGGACTGCCGCTGGACCCCGTGCTTCGACTGCGGCGTGTGCCCTCAGCTCGACACCAGCATCCAGATCGGCCCGACGGGCAAGAAGCTGCTCCCGCTGTCGGTCGTGAAGTGA
- the rodA gene encoding rod shape-determining protein RodA, with protein sequence MQTANKFSVARYAPEQRGAMAKLTARDSVVRRLDWPILLSALALSLIGALLVWSATRNRTSLNNGDPYYFLFRHAMNTGIGLVLMIGTIWLGHRTLRGAVPILYGLSVVLILAVLTPLGATINGAHAWIVVGGGFSLQPSEFVKITIILVMAMLLATRVDAGDLAHPDHRTVVKALCLAAFPMGIIMLMPDLGSVMVMVVIVLGVLLASGASNRWVLGLLGSGAGGAILIWQLGVLDEYQINRFAAFANPELDPAGVGYNTNQARIAIGSGGLTGSGLFKGSQTTGQFVPEQQTDFVFTVAGEELGFVGAGLILVLLGVILWRACMIARETTELYGTIVCAGIIAWFAFQAFENIGMTLGIMPVAGLPLPFVSYGGSSMFAVWVAIGLLQSIRVQRPLSA encoded by the coding sequence ATGCAGACCGCCAACAAATTCTCCGTGGCCCGGTACGCGCCGGAGCAGCGGGGAGCGATGGCCAAACTCACCGCCCGCGACTCCGTGGTGCGCCGGCTCGACTGGCCGATACTCCTCTCGGCGCTCGCCCTCTCCCTCATCGGCGCCCTGCTGGTGTGGTCGGCGACCCGCAACCGGACCTCGCTGAACAACGGGGACCCGTACTACTTCCTCTTCCGGCACGCCATGAACACCGGCATCGGCCTCGTGCTGATGATCGGCACCATCTGGCTCGGCCACCGCACCCTGCGCGGCGCCGTACCGATCCTCTACGGGCTCTCCGTCGTCCTGATCCTCGCCGTGCTCACCCCGCTCGGCGCCACCATCAACGGCGCCCACGCCTGGATCGTGGTCGGCGGCGGCTTCTCGCTCCAGCCCTCCGAATTCGTCAAGATCACGATCATCCTGGTCATGGCGATGCTGCTGGCCACCCGGGTGGACGCGGGAGACCTCGCCCACCCCGACCACCGCACCGTCGTCAAGGCGCTCTGCCTGGCCGCCTTCCCCATGGGCATCATCATGCTGATGCCCGACCTCGGCTCCGTCATGGTCATGGTCGTCATCGTGCTCGGCGTCCTGCTGGCCTCCGGCGCCTCCAACCGCTGGGTCCTGGGCCTGCTCGGCTCGGGCGCCGGCGGGGCCATCCTGATCTGGCAGCTCGGCGTCCTCGACGAGTACCAGATCAACCGCTTCGCGGCCTTCGCCAACCCCGAGCTCGACCCGGCCGGCGTCGGCTACAACACCAACCAGGCGCGCATCGCCATCGGCTCCGGCGGCCTGACCGGCTCCGGGCTCTTCAAGGGCTCGCAGACCACCGGCCAGTTCGTGCCGGAACAGCAGACCGACTTCGTCTTCACGGTGGCGGGGGAGGAGCTGGGCTTCGTCGGAGCCGGGCTGATCCTGGTGCTGCTCGGGGTCATCCTGTGGCGCGCCTGCATGATCGCCCGCGAGACGACCGAGCTGTACGGCACGATCGTGTGCGCCGGAATCATCGCCTGGTTCGCCTTCCAGGCCTTCGAGAACATCGGCATGACCCTCGGGATCATGCCCGTGGCCGGGCTCCCGCTGCCGTTCGTGTCCTACGGAGGATCCTCGATGTTCGCCGTATGGGTGGCCATCGGGCTGCTCCAGTCGATCAGGGTGCAGCGGCCGCTGTCGGCTTGA